In Scylla paramamosain isolate STU-SP2022 chromosome 31, ASM3559412v1, whole genome shotgun sequence, one DNA window encodes the following:
- the LOC135088780 gene encoding uncharacterized protein LOC135088780 isoform X1, producing MILRSCTRSAICLLLMVTTVQGVWGLFCYSHIPDKEDSGGWVFCPSTSCYTVGMSILGMSNSKRGCADKTYEEGCMKAKAIIASGEVCFCNSFLCNYSSAGTKSLYLPLLILPYVIHKFL from the exons ATGATACTCAG GAGCTGCACACGGTCCGCCATCTGCCTCCTGCTGATGGTCACCACAGTCCAAGGGG TCTGGGGCCTCTTCTGCTACAGTCACATCCCGGACAAGGAGGACTCCGGCGGCTGGGTGTTCTGTCCCAGCACCTCCTGCTACACCGTGGGAATGAGCATAC TGGGCATGAGCAACTCAAAGCGGGGGTGCGCTGACAAGACCTACGAGGAGGGCTGCATGAAGGCTAAGGCCATCATTGCTTCTGGCGAGGTGTGCTTCTGTAACAGCTTCCTGTGCAACTACTCCAGTGCCGGCACCAAGTCCCTCTACCTGCCCCTGCTCATACTGCCCTACGTGATTCACAAGTTCCTGTAG
- the LOC135088780 gene encoding uncharacterized protein LOC135088780 isoform X2, with amino-acid sequence MSCTRSAICLLLMVTTVQGVWGLFCYSHIPDKEDSGGWVFCPSTSCYTVGMSILGMSNSKRGCADKTYEEGCMKAKAIIASGEVCFCNSFLCNYSSAGTKSLYLPLLILPYVIHKFL; translated from the exons GAGCTGCACACGGTCCGCCATCTGCCTCCTGCTGATGGTCACCACAGTCCAAGGGG TCTGGGGCCTCTTCTGCTACAGTCACATCCCGGACAAGGAGGACTCCGGCGGCTGGGTGTTCTGTCCCAGCACCTCCTGCTACACCGTGGGAATGAGCATAC TGGGCATGAGCAACTCAAAGCGGGGGTGCGCTGACAAGACCTACGAGGAGGGCTGCATGAAGGCTAAGGCCATCATTGCTTCTGGCGAGGTGTGCTTCTGTAACAGCTTCCTGTGCAACTACTCCAGTGCCGGCACCAAGTCCCTCTACCTGCCCCTGCTCATACTGCCCTACGTGATTCACAAGTTCCTGTAG